One genomic segment of Geothermobacter hydrogeniphilus includes these proteins:
- a CDS encoding sigma-54-dependent transcriptional regulator: MTSPPPLRILIVDDQPQMRELLADILGERGYAVATAGDGEQALEHLAEQAFELIISDIRMPSMDGVTLLERVKDVPGFSPFVILITAFGDINDTVRLIDRGAYDYLIKPFKTEQLLITVKRAERELAMRRRVAELEESLTRGAAHPELVGRSSAMAGVLTLIDKVAPAEGGVLIEGETGTGKELVARAIHRTSPRRNGPFVAVNCAALPGELLESELFGHVRGAFTGAVEEKPGLFLEAQGGTLLLDEIGDMPLPLQAKLLRALQEHQVRPIGGSELRDFDVRVLAATNRNLLEDAREGLFREDIYYRIATFRIALPPLRRRREDIPALLEEFIARFSGTRPLEFEPEALRALIDYAWPGNVRELQNLVERCSYLCDRGKVRLADLPAEILNSLRPDEQFRWTDIKPLAELERDYIQHVMRLCNGNKVQAAALLGINRKTIQRKLND, encoded by the coding sequence ATGACCAGTCCGCCCCCACTACGCATCCTGATTGTCGACGACCAGCCGCAGATGCGGGAACTTCTTGCTGATATTCTCGGTGAACGGGGCTATGCCGTAGCGACAGCCGGAGACGGCGAACAGGCACTCGAACACCTCGCCGAACAAGCCTTCGAGCTGATCATCAGCGACATCCGCATGCCGTCGATGGACGGCGTCACCCTGCTGGAACGGGTCAAGGATGTCCCGGGATTCTCCCCGTTCGTGATCCTGATCACCGCCTTCGGCGACATCAACGACACGGTCCGGCTGATCGATCGCGGCGCCTACGATTACCTGATCAAACCGTTCAAGACCGAGCAGCTGCTGATCACCGTCAAACGCGCCGAACGAGAACTGGCCATGCGCCGCCGGGTCGCCGAGCTGGAGGAGAGCCTGACCCGGGGGGCGGCGCATCCCGAACTGGTGGGCCGCAGCAGCGCCATGGCCGGCGTGCTGACCCTGATCGACAAGGTCGCTCCCGCCGAGGGCGGCGTGCTGATCGAAGGAGAGACCGGCACCGGCAAGGAACTGGTCGCCCGGGCGATCCACCGCACCTCGCCGCGCCGGAACGGTCCCTTCGTCGCCGTCAACTGCGCGGCGCTGCCCGGCGAACTGCTCGAAAGCGAACTCTTCGGCCATGTGCGCGGCGCGTTTACCGGCGCCGTCGAAGAGAAGCCCGGGCTGTTCCTCGAAGCGCAGGGCGGCACCCTGCTGCTGGATGAAATCGGCGACATGCCCCTGCCGCTGCAGGCCAAGCTGCTGCGAGCCCTGCAGGAACATCAGGTGCGGCCGATCGGCGGCTCCGAACTGCGGGACTTCGACGTGCGGGTACTGGCCGCTACCAACCGCAACCTGCTGGAGGACGCCCGCGAGGGGCTGTTCCGCGAAGATATCTATTACCGCATCGCCACCTTCCGGATCGCGCTACCGCCGCTGCGCCGCCGTCGCGAAGACATTCCGGCCCTGCTTGAGGAATTCATCGCACGTTTCTCCGGCACCCGACCGCTCGAATTCGAACCCGAGGCCCTGCGCGCCCTGATCGACTATGCCTGGCCCGGCAACGTGCGGGAACTGCAGAACCTGGTCGAACGCTGCAGCTATCTCTGCGACCGGGGAAAGGTCAGGCTCGCCGATCTGCCGGCGGAAATCCTCAACAGCCTGCGACCCGACGAACAGTTCCGCTGGACTGACATCAAGCCCCTGGCGGAGCTGGAGCGCGACTATATCCAGCATGTCATGCGCCTCTGCAACGGCAACAAGGTCCAGGCGGCCGCCCTGCTCGGCATCAACCGCAAGACCATCCAGCGAAAACTGAACGACTGA
- a CDS encoding sensor histidine kinase, translating to MFLCGVHLSGGCSVEVSEKIIFPDDSEQDLVAVGSGSVYRSSESAVVSGQPAPLPGRELPTSGLKYPRAPQRQSSHPAEARQMRIATRIFLYLFTLVTVASAVLGYVSIQDERIHLLAGVRSEARLMARSLAAVLRRYHPGDPAVDLNRLLADITPREWEPPPMLRFYTRDGAPTGVACAECNPLALPHKRIDLSVLGANGREDIIETGTEQFFSIIVPVRGVGNSPQGALEVVLPLRQVNQTLAGLTRRFLFFTLALILGLGVVISLITRWNISQPLQKLAVAARRLGTGNLALRIEPSNVPDLDQLVDELNRMAVSLEEQYRSREDFYQQKLELERGLRHAEKLASVGQLTSGMAHEIGTPLNVIIGRAEQLLGRMAADDPGRRALESIIDQSEQIAGLIERLLAFSRQDIKCWEEVDLEGLLRESLSLCRMRFPKRDFSVDLELDLQVASMTGDTNALRQLFVNLMLNAIQAVEGQGRIRVSSVLTEKRIQVVFEDNGPGIPEQLREKVFEPFFTSKDVGEGTGLGLYITANIVEDHGGDIRIEDRAGGGARFVMTFPFRQERSQA from the coding sequence ATGTTCCTGTGCGGCGTCCACCTGAGCGGCGGCTGCAGCGTTGAAGTCTCCGAAAAAATCATATTTCCCGACGATTCAGAACAGGATCTTGTTGCTGTCGGCTCCGGCAGCGTTTATCGTAGTTCTGAATCAGCGGTCGTCTCCGGTCAACCAGCACCGTTGCCCGGCCGCGAGCTGCCGACTTCGGGCCTGAAATACCCGCGGGCACCACAGAGGCAATCCTCCCATCCAGCCGAGGCACGCCAGATGCGCATCGCTACCCGGATCTTTCTTTACCTGTTCACCCTGGTCACCGTTGCGTCCGCGGTGCTTGGCTACGTGTCGATCCAGGATGAAAGAATCCACCTGCTCGCCGGGGTCCGCTCGGAAGCCCGGCTGATGGCCCGTTCCCTGGCGGCAGTGCTGCGCCGCTACCACCCCGGCGACCCCGCTGTCGACCTGAACCGGCTGCTCGCCGACATCACCCCGCGCGAATGGGAACCGCCGCCCATGCTCCGCTTCTATACCCGCGACGGCGCCCCGACCGGCGTCGCCTGTGCCGAATGCAACCCCCTCGCCCTGCCCCATAAACGGATCGATCTGAGTGTCCTCGGCGCGAACGGCCGCGAGGACATCATCGAAACCGGCACCGAACAGTTCTTTTCGATCATCGTGCCGGTCCGGGGAGTCGGAAACTCCCCCCAGGGCGCCCTGGAAGTCGTGCTGCCGCTGCGGCAGGTCAACCAGACCCTGGCGGGGCTCACCCGTCGCTTCCTCTTTTTCACCCTGGCCCTGATTCTCGGGCTGGGCGTGGTCATCAGCCTGATCACCCGCTGGAACATCAGCCAGCCGCTGCAGAAGCTGGCGGTCGCCGCCCGCCGACTCGGAACCGGCAACCTCGCGCTGCGGATCGAACCGAGCAACGTGCCCGATCTCGATCAACTGGTGGACGAATTGAACCGGATGGCGGTCAGCCTGGAAGAACAGTACCGCTCCCGCGAGGATTTCTACCAGCAGAAGCTGGAGCTGGAACGGGGCCTGCGGCATGCGGAGAAACTCGCCTCCGTGGGCCAGCTCACCTCGGGCATGGCGCACGAAATCGGCACCCCGCTCAACGTCATCATCGGCCGTGCCGAACAGTTGCTGGGCCGGATGGCGGCGGACGATCCCGGACGCAGGGCCCTGGAATCGATCATTGATCAGAGCGAACAGATCGCCGGGCTTATCGAGCGGCTGCTGGCCTTCTCGCGGCAGGATATCAAGTGCTGGGAGGAGGTCGACCTGGAGGGTCTGCTGCGGGAATCCCTGAGCCTGTGCCGGATGCGCTTTCCAAAGCGCGACTTTTCCGTCGACCTCGAACTCGACCTGCAGGTGGCGAGCATGACCGGCGACACCAATGCCCTGCGCCAGCTGTTTGTCAACCTGATGCTCAACGCGATTCAGGCGGTTGAAGGGCAGGGCCGGATCCGGGTTTCCTCGGTCCTGACGGAGAAACGTATCCAGGTTGTTTTCGAAGACAATGGCCCCGGCATCCCCGAACAACTGCGGGAAAAGGTCTTCGAACCCTTCTTCACCTCCAAGGATGTCGGCGAAGGAACCGGCCTCGGACTCTACATCACAGCCAACATTGTCGAGGATCACGGCGGCGATATCCGCATCGAAGACCGAGCGGGCGGGGGAGCCCGCTTTGTCATGACCTTTCCGTTCAGGCAAGAGAGGAGCCAGGCATGA